From the Aliidongia dinghuensis genome, one window contains:
- the hpnE gene encoding hydroxysqualene dehydroxylase HpnE, giving the protein MQPITHVIGAGLAGLSAALRLTEAGHRVVIYEAGPQAGGRCRSYFDEPLGCRIDNGNHLLMSGNDAALSYLKLIGAEDTLEGPASGRYPFFDRGTGERWNLAPNRGKLPWWVLVPGRRVPGSRAGDYLAALRFRKCGPDATVADLVGQDTRLYRRFWEPLAVAALNTEAKTAAAHLLWPVLEETFARGADFSRPLVARDGLSESFVDPALAWLEQRGATLRLSTRVRKIGFHGDRVVSLDLGSDFVGLDQGDNLVVAVPPAVATGLVPHLVTPTEFRPIVNAHFRLDERDAVPGVEILGVIGGTAEWIFRRGPLASVTISAASHVVDEDADALAPRIWADVAAGLALGERPMPAWRIVKEKRATFAETPDQVKRRPEAKTFWRNLALAGDWTDTGLPATIEGAIRSGEKAAAQLRST; this is encoded by the coding sequence ATGCAACCCATCACCCATGTCATCGGCGCCGGCCTCGCCGGCTTGAGCGCTGCGCTCCGCCTGACGGAGGCCGGCCATCGCGTCGTGATCTACGAGGCGGGCCCGCAAGCCGGCGGCCGCTGCCGCTCCTATTTCGACGAGCCGCTCGGCTGCCGCATCGACAACGGCAACCACCTGCTGATGAGCGGCAACGATGCCGCCCTCTCGTACCTGAAGCTCATCGGCGCCGAGGACACGCTCGAAGGCCCCGCGAGCGGGCGCTATCCGTTCTTCGATCGCGGCACCGGCGAGCGCTGGAACCTGGCACCCAACCGCGGCAAGCTGCCCTGGTGGGTGCTCGTCCCCGGCCGGCGCGTGCCGGGCAGCCGGGCCGGCGACTATCTGGCGGCGCTCCGCTTCCGCAAATGCGGCCCGGATGCGACCGTGGCCGATCTCGTCGGCCAGGACACACGGCTCTATCGCCGGTTCTGGGAGCCGCTCGCAGTCGCCGCCCTCAATACGGAGGCCAAGACCGCCGCCGCCCACCTGCTCTGGCCGGTGCTGGAAGAGACCTTCGCCCGCGGTGCCGATTTCTCGCGCCCGCTGGTGGCGCGCGACGGCCTGTCGGAAAGCTTCGTCGACCCGGCGCTCGCCTGGCTGGAGCAGCGCGGCGCGACGCTCAGGCTTTCGACTCGCGTGCGCAAGATCGGCTTCCACGGCGATCGCGTGGTGTCGCTCGATCTCGGCAGCGATTTCGTCGGGCTCGACCAGGGCGACAATCTGGTGGTCGCGGTCCCGCCGGCGGTCGCGACCGGCCTCGTGCCGCACCTGGTGACGCCGACCGAGTTCCGCCCGATCGTCAACGCGCATTTCCGGCTCGACGAACGGGATGCAGTGCCGGGCGTAGAGATCCTGGGCGTCATCGGCGGGACGGCCGAATGGATCTTCCGGCGCGGCCCGCTCGCCTCGGTCACGATCAGTGCGGCAAGCCACGTCGTCGACGAGGACGCGGACGCGCTGGCGCCGCGCATCTGGGCCGACGTCGCCGCGGGCTTGGCGCTCGGCGAGCGGCCGATGCCCGCCTGGCGCATCGTCAAGGAAAAGCGCGCGACTTTCGCCGAGACGCCGGACCAAGTGAAACGGCGGCCGGAAGCAAAGACCTTCTGGCGGAACCTGGCACTCGCCGGCGACTGGACCGACACGGGCCTGCCCGCAACCATCGAGGGCGCCATCCGGTCCGGAGAAAAGGCAGCGGCTCAGCTGCGTAGCACTTGA
- the shc gene encoding squalene--hopene cyclase: protein MTELDDTLRAASLAEPSIAALDSAIESATEVLVSRQNGDGHWVFALEADATIPAEYIMLMHYLDEIEPDLQESIARYIRKTQGADGGWPLFHAGPFDISATVKAYYALKLAGDDINAPHMLRARQAILSAGGAARCNVFTRIALALFGQVPWRAVPVMPVEIMTLPKWFPFHLDKVSYWSRTVIAPLLILMALKPQAKNPNKVDVVELFQTPPFEEKRYLHSATRNFWATAFRWLDHVVRFVEPAFPKKGRERAIERAIAFVEERLNGEDGLGAIFPAMANAVMAMELLGYAKDDPRLVTAKKALRKLIITDADGDSMVQPCVSPVWDTGLASHAMLEVGDVRNDGQASEAGRRAAAAASDWLASKQILDVEGDYIQSAPGVRPGGWAFQYANAHYPDVDDTAAVVMAIDRAGDPKHRENIERAVEWVIGMQSKNGGWGAFDADNEHYYLNYIPFADHGALLDPPTADVSARCISMLAQLGYKRGNPVVDKGVAYLWREQEENGSWYGRWGTNYIYGTWSVLCALNAAGEDLSSPGIQKSIEWLASKQNADGGWGEDGISYYDGHHGEGNGSTASQTAWAVLGLMAAGAVDHPATQRGIDYLLRTRPENGLWHEETYTAVGFPRVFYLRYHGYRAYFPLMALARYRNLKTGNSKLVMHGM from the coding sequence ATGACCGAACTTGACGACACGCTGCGGGCCGCATCCTTGGCCGAGCCTTCGATCGCCGCGCTCGACAGCGCGATCGAAAGCGCGACCGAGGTCCTCGTCTCGCGCCAGAACGGCGACGGGCACTGGGTCTTCGCGCTCGAGGCGGATGCCACGATTCCCGCCGAATATATCATGCTGATGCACTACCTGGACGAGATCGAGCCCGATCTCCAGGAGTCGATCGCACGCTATATTCGCAAGACGCAGGGCGCCGACGGCGGCTGGCCGCTGTTCCACGCCGGGCCGTTCGACATCAGTGCCACCGTCAAGGCCTACTACGCGCTGAAGCTCGCCGGCGACGACATCAACGCGCCGCACATGCTTCGCGCCCGCCAGGCGATCTTGAGCGCCGGCGGTGCTGCGCGCTGCAACGTCTTCACCCGGATCGCACTCGCCCTCTTCGGCCAGGTCCCCTGGCGCGCCGTGCCGGTGATGCCGGTCGAGATCATGACCCTGCCCAAGTGGTTCCCGTTCCACCTGGACAAGGTCAGCTACTGGTCGCGCACGGTGATCGCACCGCTCTTGATCCTGATGGCACTGAAGCCGCAGGCCAAGAACCCGAACAAGGTCGACGTCGTCGAGCTGTTCCAGACGCCGCCGTTCGAGGAGAAGCGCTACCTGCATTCCGCGACGCGGAATTTCTGGGCGACGGCGTTCCGCTGGCTCGACCATGTCGTGCGCTTCGTCGAGCCGGCCTTCCCGAAGAAGGGCCGCGAGCGCGCGATCGAGCGCGCCATCGCGTTCGTCGAGGAGCGATTGAACGGCGAGGACGGCCTGGGCGCCATCTTCCCGGCCATGGCCAACGCCGTCATGGCGATGGAGCTCCTCGGCTACGCCAAGGACGATCCGCGCCTCGTCACCGCCAAGAAGGCGCTCCGCAAGCTCATCATCACCGACGCCGACGGCGATTCGATGGTCCAGCCCTGCGTCTCGCCGGTCTGGGACACGGGCCTCGCGAGCCACGCGATGCTCGAAGTGGGCGACGTACGCAACGACGGCCAGGCGAGTGAAGCCGGCAGGCGCGCCGCCGCCGCGGCGTCCGACTGGCTCGCCTCCAAGCAGATCCTGGATGTCGAGGGCGACTACATCCAATCGGCCCCGGGCGTGCGTCCGGGCGGCTGGGCGTTCCAGTATGCCAATGCCCATTACCCCGACGTCGACGATACCGCTGCGGTCGTGATGGCGATCGACCGGGCCGGCGATCCGAAGCACCGCGAGAATATCGAGCGCGCGGTCGAATGGGTCATCGGCATGCAGAGCAAGAACGGCGGCTGGGGCGCGTTCGACGCCGACAACGAGCACTACTACCTGAATTACATCCCGTTCGCCGACCACGGCGCGCTGCTCGACCCGCCGACGGCCGACGTCAGCGCGCGCTGCATCTCGATGCTGGCGCAGTTGGGCTACAAGCGCGGCAACCCGGTCGTCGACAAGGGTGTCGCGTACCTGTGGCGCGAGCAGGAAGAAAACGGCTCCTGGTACGGCCGCTGGGGTACCAACTACATCTACGGCACCTGGTCGGTGCTGTGCGCGCTCAACGCCGCCGGCGAGGACCTGTCGTCGCCCGGCATCCAGAAGTCGATCGAGTGGCTCGCCTCCAAGCAGAACGCCGACGGCGGCTGGGGCGAGGACGGCATCAGCTATTACGACGGCCATCACGGCGAGGGCAACGGCTCGACTGCGTCGCAGACAGCCTGGGCGGTGCTGGGCCTGATGGCGGCCGGCGCCGTTGACCATCCGGCGACCCAGCGCGGCATCGACTATCTGCTGCGCACCCGACCGGAAAACGGGCTCTGGCATGAAGAGACCTATACGGCCGTGGGCTTCCCGCGCGTGTTCTACCTGCGCTACCACGGCTATCGTGCCTATTTCCCGCTGATGGCGCTGGCACGCTATCGCAACCTCAAGACCGGCAACTCCAAGCTCGTCATGCACGGCATGTGA
- a CDS encoding phosphorylase family protein, with protein sequence MSGLAVQIGILAGLQSEARCLSGLVPPHRIALSGARLDGARRAARRLVEGGATHLLSFGLAGGLDPALAPGTLLLPAQLLTPAGGAVPVDPDWHAAALALLRAHRPIQAPVAGSDIAIGTVAAKAALFATSGGVAVDMESHVLAAAAPALPLLIVRVVADSAADALPPAALVGIKPDGATDLAAVLASVLRRPAQIPALMRLGRAATKATETLRAAARLGAASGFGLV encoded by the coding sequence GTGAGCGGCTTGGCGGTCCAGATCGGCATCCTCGCGGGCCTCCAGTCGGAGGCCCGCTGTCTTTCGGGCCTCGTCCCACCGCACCGCATTGCCTTGAGCGGCGCGCGGCTCGACGGCGCGCGCCGGGCGGCACGCCGGCTGGTCGAGGGCGGCGCCACGCATCTCCTGAGCTTCGGCCTCGCCGGCGGCCTCGATCCGGCGCTGGCACCGGGTACGCTGCTGCTGCCGGCACAGCTGCTCACGCCGGCCGGCGGCGCCGTCCCGGTCGATCCGGACTGGCATGCTGCGGCCCTGGCGCTGCTGCGCGCCCACCGGCCGATCCAGGCGCCGGTCGCGGGCAGCGACATAGCGATCGGGACGGTCGCGGCAAAAGCGGCGCTGTTCGCAACCAGCGGCGGCGTCGCGGTCGATATGGAAAGCCACGTACTGGCTGCGGCCGCCCCTGCCCTGCCGCTGCTCATCGTGCGCGTCGTCGCCGATTCGGCCGCGGACGCGCTGCCGCCGGCCGCCCTCGTCGGCATCAAACCAGACGGCGCGACCGACCTCGCCGCCGTGCTGGCATCGGTCCTGCGCCGACCGGCCCAGATCCCGGCGCTGATGCGCCTCGGGCGGGCGGCGACCAAGGCGACCGAAACCCTGCGCGCCGCTGCCCGGTTGGGCGCGGCTTCCGGTTTCGGCCTGGTCTAG
- a CDS encoding PhzF family phenazine biosynthesis protein, whose product MTDYAFKQVDVFTTKAFSGNPLAVVLGADALSAAQMAAFARWTNLSETTFLLKPEAAGADYRVRIFTPVRELPFAGHPTLGSCHAWLEAGGRPRGAEIVQECGVGLVSIRRDGDALAFAAPPLRRSGPVDDGTVAQIARSLRLTPERIQAAQWVDNGPGWVAVMLGSRVELLAVRPDFAAMAGLTLGVVAPWDPATDGAECQFEVRAFVPDESVPEDPVTGSLNAGLAQWLIGAGRAPPAYVACQGTAIGRAGRIEIKQIGADIWVGGRSMTRIDGRAAI is encoded by the coding sequence ATGACCGACTACGCGTTCAAGCAGGTCGACGTTTTCACGACCAAGGCATTCTCCGGCAACCCGCTTGCGGTCGTGCTGGGCGCGGACGCGCTCTCCGCCGCTCAGATGGCGGCCTTCGCCCGCTGGACCAACCTCAGCGAGACGACGTTCCTGCTGAAGCCCGAGGCGGCCGGTGCCGACTATCGCGTGCGCATCTTCACGCCGGTCCGCGAGTTGCCCTTCGCCGGCCATCCGACGCTCGGCAGCTGCCATGCCTGGCTCGAGGCCGGCGGCCGGCCGCGCGGTGCCGAGATCGTGCAGGAATGCGGCGTCGGGCTGGTGTCGATCCGTCGCGATGGCGACGCGCTTGCCTTCGCCGCCCCGCCGCTGCGTCGAAGCGGCCCTGTCGACGACGGCACCGTCGCCCAGATCGCCCGCAGCCTCAGGCTCACGCCCGAGCGGATCCAGGCCGCGCAATGGGTCGACAACGGTCCCGGCTGGGTCGCGGTCATGCTGGGCAGTCGGGTCGAACTCTTGGCGGTGCGACCCGACTTCGCCGCCATGGCCGGATTGACGCTGGGCGTCGTGGCGCCGTGGGATCCGGCGACGGACGGTGCCGAATGCCAGTTCGAGGTGCGCGCCTTCGTTCCGGACGAGAGCGTGCCGGAGGATCCCGTTACCGGCAGCCTGAACGCCGGCCTTGCCCAATGGCTGATCGGCGCCGGCCGGGCGCCGCCCGCCTATGTCGCGTGCCAGGGCACCGCGATCGGCCGGGCCGGCCGGATCGAGATCAAGCAGATCGGTGCGGACATCTGGGTCGGTGGCCGATCGATGACCCGCATCGACGGCCGGGCCGCGATCTAG
- a CDS encoding NAD(P)H-dependent flavin oxidoreductase — protein sequence MTEAAATPTLPTPLTERLGCRYPIISAGMGGPARAELAAAVSEAGGFGLLGMVREAPALIESEIAEVRHRTARPFGVNLIPFATDPALLQDELAICFNARVPAMCFFWEVFPGVVEQAKRAGCLVLYQVGSLEDALLAESAGADIVIVQGVEAGGHVKGSLPLSVLLPRVRDRLRIPVAASGGIVDGRGLAAALALGADGVHCGTVFLASTESFAHDYHKQRIVEAGLDDTVHTDLFAINWPPNSPVRVLKNSVTAEAGQLWGHHPDRLPREVIGEDGGRPLYKFSTDSPLRSTTGDLERMALFAGQGAGLIGGIRPAAEVLRMMMREATSVLGELGARIAETKARPD from the coding sequence ATGACGGAAGCCGCTGCGACACCGACCTTGCCGACGCCGCTGACCGAACGCTTGGGCTGCCGATACCCGATCATCTCTGCCGGCATGGGCGGCCCGGCGCGCGCCGAACTGGCGGCGGCCGTGTCCGAGGCCGGCGGCTTCGGCCTGCTCGGCATGGTGCGCGAGGCGCCGGCCTTGATCGAGAGCGAGATCGCGGAGGTGCGGCATCGGACGGCACGGCCGTTCGGCGTCAACCTGATCCCGTTCGCGACCGATCCGGCATTGCTGCAAGACGAGCTCGCGATCTGCTTCAACGCCCGCGTGCCGGCGATGTGCTTCTTCTGGGAGGTGTTCCCCGGCGTCGTCGAGCAGGCGAAGCGGGCCGGATGCCTGGTGCTCTATCAGGTGGGCTCGCTCGAGGACGCGCTGCTTGCCGAATCGGCCGGGGCCGACATCGTCATCGTCCAGGGCGTCGAGGCCGGCGGCCATGTGAAAGGCTCGCTGCCGCTGTCCGTTCTGCTGCCGCGGGTGCGGGACCGCCTGCGGATCCCGGTCGCGGCATCGGGCGGCATCGTCGACGGCCGGGGGCTTGCCGCCGCACTCGCCCTCGGCGCCGACGGCGTCCATTGCGGCACGGTGTTCCTGGCGAGCACCGAGTCCTTCGCCCACGACTATCACAAGCAGCGCATCGTCGAGGCCGGGCTCGACGACACGGTGCATACGGACCTCTTCGCCATCAACTGGCCGCCCAATTCGCCGGTGCGCGTGCTGAAGAACAGCGTCACCGCCGAAGCGGGCCAATTGTGGGGCCATCACCCGGACCGCCTGCCGCGCGAGGTGATCGGCGAGGATGGCGGGCGGCCGCTCTACAAGTTCAGCACGGACTCGCCACTGCGCTCGACGACGGGCGACCTCGAACGGATGGCGCTCTTCGCCGGCCAGGGCGCCGGCCTGATCGGCGGCATCCGGCCGGCGGCCGAGGTGCTTCGAATGATGATGCGCGAGGCGACGAGCGTGCTCGGCGAATTGGGCGCGCGGATCGCTGAAACCAAGGCCAGGCCAGACTGA
- the ispH gene encoding 4-hydroxy-3-methylbut-2-enyl diphosphate reductase, with protein sequence MKVILAKPRGFCAGVERAIEIVERALEKYGAPVYVRHEIVHNKYVVDSLRAKGAQFVEELDEIPPGGITVFSAHGVSQKVEDDAALRSLPVIDATCPLVSKVHAEAQRYADGGRDVILIGHDGHPEVEGTMGRVNGKVHLVATPEDVARLEVSDPHRLSYVTQTTLSVDDTKSVIDALTQRFPDIVGPSTKDICYATQNRQRAVRELANLVDVILVVGAHNSSNSNRLRELAGEMGIRGYLIADASALDPAWVKGVNAVGVTAGASAPEVLVTEVVERLKQLGATEVEILAGVEENVRFKMPPELADMAAAS encoded by the coding sequence ATGAAAGTCATCTTGGCGAAGCCGCGCGGCTTCTGTGCCGGTGTCGAGCGGGCGATCGAAATCGTGGAGCGCGCGCTCGAGAAATACGGCGCGCCGGTCTATGTCCGCCACGAGATCGTCCATAACAAATATGTGGTCGACAGCCTCCGGGCCAAGGGCGCGCAGTTCGTCGAGGAGCTGGACGAGATCCCGCCCGGCGGCATCACGGTGTTCAGCGCCCACGGCGTTTCGCAGAAGGTCGAGGACGATGCGGCGCTCCGTTCGCTGCCGGTCATCGATGCGACCTGCCCGCTGGTCTCCAAGGTGCATGCCGAGGCGCAGCGCTATGCCGACGGCGGCCGCGACGTCATCCTGATCGGCCATGACGGCCATCCGGAGGTCGAGGGCACCATGGGCCGGGTCAACGGCAAGGTTCATCTGGTCGCGACTCCGGAGGATGTGGCGCGACTCGAGGTCTCGGATCCGCACCGGCTCTCCTACGTCACCCAGACCACGCTCAGCGTCGACGATACCAAGAGCGTCATCGACGCGCTGACCCAGCGCTTCCCCGACATCGTCGGCCCCAGCACCAAGGACATCTGCTACGCGACGCAGAACCGCCAGCGCGCCGTGCGCGAGCTCGCGAACCTGGTCGACGTCATCCTGGTCGTGGGCGCGCACAACAGCTCGAACTCCAACCGGCTGCGCGAGCTCGCCGGCGAGATGGGCATCCGCGGCTATCTGATCGCCGATGCCTCGGCGCTCGATCCGGCCTGGGTCAAGGGCGTCAATGCCGTGGGCGTCACGGCCGGCGCCTCCGCCCCGGAAGTGCTGGTGACTGAGGTGGTCGAGCGCCTGAAGCAGCTGGGTGCCACCGAGGTCGAGATCCTGGCCGGCGTCGAGGAGAATGTCCGCTTCAAGATGCCGCCGGAACTGGCCGACATGGCCGCTGCGTCGTAA
- the dxs gene encoding 1-deoxy-D-xylulose-5-phosphate synthase has protein sequence MIGQAKPLLDRVTIPADLRALPETDLKQLADELRQEMIEAVSVTGGHLGSGLGVVELTVALHYVFNTPDDRLIWDVGHQAYPHKILTGRRDQIRTLRQGGGLSGFTKRTESAYDPFGAAHSSTSISAGLGMAVASELTGKKNTVVAVIGDGSMSAGMAYEAMNNAGAREKTKLIVILNDNDMSIAPPVGALSAYLSRLLSSKSFVSLRHGAIDLAKKSLPRTLKDAALRAEEYARGLVTGGTLFEELGFYYVGPIDGHNLDHLLPVLKNVRDAEDIGPVLIHVVTKKGHGYAPAEAAGDKYHGVSKFDVVTGAQSKPKSNAPSYQNVFGESLIKEARKDDKIVAITAAMPSGTGVNLFAKVFPERTFDVGIAEQHAVTFAAGLATEGMKPFCAIYSTFLQRGYDQVVHDVAIQKLPVRFALDRAGLVGADGATHAGSFDLAYLGCLPDFVIMAAADEAELVHMVATQVAYNEAPSALRYPRGDGVGVEMPEVGVPLPIGKGRILREGTTVAILSLGTRLAEAMKAANELQAFGLSTTVADARFAKPLDVELINRLAREHEVLITVEEGSIGGFGSHVVHHLAAAGLLDNGLKIRPMVLPDRFIDHDAPAKQYDAAGLNARHITATALAALGRTDAVLTVSA, from the coding sequence GTGATCGGTCAAGCCAAACCCCTTCTCGACCGGGTTACCATCCCGGCCGATTTGCGTGCGCTGCCGGAAACCGACCTGAAGCAGCTGGCCGACGAGCTGCGGCAAGAGATGATCGAGGCCGTTTCGGTCACCGGCGGCCATCTGGGTTCCGGCCTGGGCGTGGTCGAGCTGACCGTGGCCCTGCACTATGTGTTCAACACGCCGGACGATCGGTTGATCTGGGACGTGGGCCACCAGGCCTATCCCCACAAGATCCTGACCGGCCGGCGCGACCAAATCCGCACGCTGCGCCAGGGCGGCGGCCTCTCGGGCTTCACCAAGCGCACGGAGAGCGCCTACGACCCGTTCGGCGCCGCCCATTCCTCGACCTCAATCTCGGCCGGCCTCGGCATGGCCGTCGCGAGCGAGCTTACGGGCAAGAAGAACACCGTCGTCGCCGTGATCGGCGACGGCTCGATGAGCGCCGGCATGGCTTACGAGGCCATGAACAACGCCGGCGCCCGCGAAAAGACGAAGCTCATCGTCATCCTGAACGACAACGACATGTCGATCGCGCCGCCCGTGGGCGCACTCTCGGCCTATCTGTCGCGCCTCTTGTCGTCCAAGAGCTTCGTCAGCCTGCGCCATGGCGCCATCGACCTCGCCAAGAAGTCGCTACCGCGCACGCTCAAGGATGCAGCGCTCCGGGCCGAGGAATATGCCCGCGGCCTCGTCACCGGCGGCACCCTGTTCGAGGAGCTGGGCTTCTATTACGTGGGCCCGATCGACGGCCATAACCTCGACCATCTGCTGCCGGTCCTGAAGAACGTGCGCGATGCCGAGGACATCGGCCCGGTGCTGATCCATGTCGTGACCAAGAAGGGCCACGGCTATGCGCCGGCTGAAGCGGCCGGCGACAAGTACCATGGCGTCTCGAAGTTCGACGTCGTGACCGGCGCCCAGTCCAAGCCCAAGTCGAACGCGCCCTCCTACCAGAACGTATTCGGCGAGAGCCTGATCAAGGAGGCGCGCAAGGACGACAAGATCGTCGCCATCACCGCGGCCATGCCGTCGGGCACCGGCGTCAACCTGTTCGCCAAGGTGTTCCCGGAGCGGACCTTCGACGTCGGCATCGCGGAGCAGCATGCGGTGACCTTCGCCGCAGGCCTCGCGACCGAGGGCATGAAGCCGTTCTGCGCGATCTACTCGACCTTCCTGCAGCGCGGCTATGACCAGGTCGTCCACGACGTGGCGATCCAGAAGCTGCCGGTGCGCTTCGCGCTCGACCGCGCCGGCTTGGTTGGGGCCGACGGTGCGACCCACGCCGGCTCGTTCGACCTGGCCTATCTCGGCTGCCTGCCCGACTTCGTCATCATGGCCGCAGCCGACGAGGCGGAGCTCGTGCACATGGTCGCAACCCAAGTCGCTTATAACGAAGCGCCGTCGGCGCTGCGCTATCCGCGCGGCGACGGCGTCGGCGTCGAGATGCCCGAGGTCGGCGTGCCGCTGCCGATCGGCAAGGGCCGGATCTTGCGCGAAGGCACGACGGTCGCGATCCTGAGCCTCGGCACCCGCCTTGCGGAAGCGATGAAGGCGGCGAACGAGCTGCAAGCGTTCGGCCTCTCGACCACGGTCGCCGACGCGCGCTTCGCGAAGCCGCTCGATGTCGAGCTCATCAACCGCCTGGCGCGCGAGCACGAGGTGCTGATCACGGTCGAGGAAGGCTCGATCGGTGGCTTCGGCAGCCATGTCGTGCATCACCTGGCGGCGGCCGGCCTGCTCGACAACGGCCTCAAGATCCGCCCGATGGTGTTGCCCGACCGGTTCATCGACCACGATGCACCGGCGAAGCAATATGACGCGGCCGGCCTCAACGCCCGCCACATCACCGCCACTGCGCTGGCAGCCCTCGGCCGCACGGATGCCGTGCTGACAGTCAGCGCCTGA
- a CDS encoding ABC transporter substrate-binding protein, whose translation MAYPKLRAASAALTLLLAGFQTVGFAQAVPAPQPVAPQAAQQPTASGPASAVIDRFDTTLLSVMKRAEQLGYEGRAKELGPAIDQAFNIPLMTRIVVGAPWTEWSEDQRNQIIDAFGKFVVATYARRFDGYGGEGFANDGERPASSGGTLVTTRLTRPKDPAVTLTYLMRDSDHGPQIVDVFLTGSISELATRRSEFSAVLQQGGYQALLTALEKKTSAQANGAGDAE comes from the coding sequence ATGGCATATCCGAAACTGAGGGCCGCAAGCGCGGCCCTCACCCTTTTACTCGCCGGATTCCAGACGGTGGGCTTTGCCCAGGCCGTGCCGGCCCCGCAGCCGGTCGCGCCCCAGGCAGCCCAGCAGCCTACCGCAAGCGGACCCGCGAGCGCGGTCATCGACCGGTTCGACACCACCCTGCTGAGCGTGATGAAGCGCGCCGAGCAATTGGGGTACGAGGGCCGCGCCAAGGAGCTTGGCCCCGCGATCGACCAGGCGTTCAACATCCCGCTGATGACCCGCATCGTCGTCGGCGCGCCCTGGACCGAATGGAGCGAGGACCAGCGCAACCAGATCATCGACGCGTTCGGCAAGTTCGTCGTCGCGACCTATGCCCGGCGCTTCGACGGCTATGGCGGCGAGGGTTTCGCCAACGACGGCGAGCGGCCCGCCTCGAGCGGCGGCACACTGGTCACGACGCGCCTCACCCGGCCAAAGGACCCGGCCGTGACACTCACCTACCTGATGCGCGACAGCGACCACGGACCGCAGATCGTCGACGTCTTCCTGACCGGCTCCATCAGCGAGCTCGCGACCCGCCGGTCGGAATTTTCTGCCGTGCTGCAGCAGGGCGGCTATCAGGCGCTGCTGACAGCGCTCGAAAAGAAGACGTCCGCCCAGGCGAACGGCGCCGGCGACGCGGAGTGA